Proteins from a single region of Belliella baltica DSM 15883:
- a CDS encoding xylulokinase, whose amino-acid sequence MRKLLIGYDIGSSSVKATLLDADTGRAVASEGLPKVEMPIHAPQKDWAEQDPQMWWKNIVETTQSIVKSANVQKGEIKAIGISYQMHGLVLVDQNQNVIRPSIIWCDSRAVNYGNSAFEALGSDYCLPHLLNSPGNFTASKLKWVKENEPENYSKIHKIMLPGDYIAMKLSGEILTSESGLSEGIFWDFKENGLAQNLLDHYGIDKGLLPEAVPSFSNQGKVNADSAEILGIEAGIPITYRAGDQPNNAFSLNVLKDGELATTAGTSGTVYGVANKPLYDPQSRVNTFVHVNHSKENPSYGVLLCINGTGILNSWVKKLLSGDNISYPQMNALAAEVPIGAEGLSFIPFGNGVERIMENKHVGAHLNGLNLLNHDHRHVLRATQEGIVSSLTYGFNIMKSMGLNLNTVKAGHANMFLSPLFREAFVNMNEVALELYDTDGSQGAARGAGIGAGIFGIEDAFVGLEKLASLEPEKAKIQSYQEVYMKWQEALKGVLKS is encoded by the coding sequence ATGAGAAAGTTATTAATTGGATATGATATAGGGAGTTCTTCGGTAAAGGCAACATTACTCGATGCAGATACTGGTAGAGCTGTTGCGTCAGAAGGTCTTCCAAAGGTAGAAATGCCTATTCATGCACCTCAGAAAGATTGGGCTGAACAAGATCCGCAGATGTGGTGGAAAAACATTGTGGAGACGACGCAATCAATCGTCAAATCTGCTAATGTTCAAAAAGGTGAAATCAAAGCCATCGGGATTTCCTATCAGATGCATGGCCTTGTTCTCGTCGATCAAAATCAAAACGTGATCAGGCCTTCGATTATTTGGTGTGACAGTAGAGCTGTGAACTATGGAAATTCAGCTTTTGAAGCCTTGGGATCAGATTATTGCCTTCCTCATTTGTTGAATTCACCTGGTAATTTCACTGCTTCCAAATTGAAATGGGTTAAAGAAAACGAACCGGAAAATTATTCAAAAATCCACAAGATCATGCTTCCGGGAGATTATATTGCCATGAAGCTTTCAGGTGAAATTCTTACTTCTGAGTCAGGATTGTCTGAAGGGATTTTTTGGGATTTCAAGGAAAATGGACTTGCGCAGAATCTTTTGGATCATTATGGAATTGACAAAGGACTTCTTCCTGAGGCAGTTCCTTCTTTCTCGAATCAAGGAAAAGTAAACGCAGATAGTGCAGAGATCTTGGGAATAGAAGCAGGTATTCCAATTACTTACCGTGCGGGAGATCAACCAAATAATGCATTTTCACTCAATGTGCTCAAAGACGGCGAACTCGCAACGACAGCAGGAACTTCTGGAACCGTTTATGGAGTAGCAAACAAGCCGCTTTACGATCCTCAATCTCGCGTCAATACCTTTGTCCATGTGAATCATTCTAAGGAAAATCCAAGCTACGGTGTACTTCTTTGCATCAATGGAACAGGGATTTTGAATTCTTGGGTGAAGAAATTATTGAGTGGTGATAACATTTCATACCCTCAGATGAATGCGTTAGCTGCGGAAGTTCCGATTGGAGCAGAAGGCTTGAGCTTTATACCATTTGGCAATGGCGTAGAGCGAATCATGGAAAACAAGCATGTTGGAGCTCATTTGAATGGATTGAACTTGTTGAATCATGATCATAGACATGTGCTTCGTGCGACGCAAGAAGGAATTGTTTCCTCTTTGACTTATGGTTTTAATATCATGAAATCAATGGGACTGAATCTCAATACCGTGAAAGCAGGTCATGCGAATATGTTTTTGAGTCCATTATTCAGAGAAGCATTTGTCAATATGAATGAAGTAGCTCTAGAACTTTATGATACAGATGGCTCGCAAGGTGCTGCACGAGGAGCTGGAATTGGAGCAGGTATTTTTGGAATAGAGGATGCATTTGTTGGGCTGGAAAAACTTGCTTCGCTGGAACCAGAAAAAGCTAAAATTCAAAGCTATCAAGAAGTCTATATGAAATGGCAGGAAGCTTTAAAAGGCGTTTTGAAATCTTAA